The Prevotella melaninogenica genome has a segment encoding these proteins:
- a CDS encoding HXXEE domain-containing protein, giving the protein MAKINLIMMLLPFVFMVHDYEEMIMFRRWIDRNREELKKRFPKIESFFTRQGPFDYSTSTFAVGTAHEFILISVVSFCSVWTGQYQWWFAALTGYFVHLLMHIVQWIVYRKYVPVIITSLLTLPYCIYSFAEFLKVTVLSFPQLVLWAVIGIVLTILSVFSAFFFMDRFQRWEKGNK; this is encoded by the coding sequence ATGGCAAAAATAAACTTAATAATGATGCTTCTTCCTTTCGTGTTTATGGTTCATGATTACGAGGAAATGATTATGTTTAGGCGTTGGATTGACAGAAATAGGGAAGAATTGAAAAAACGATTTCCTAAAATCGAATCGTTTTTTACTCGACAAGGACCTTTCGATTATTCCACTTCGACCTTTGCCGTTGGTACTGCTCACGAGTTCATACTTATTTCTGTTGTTTCGTTTTGCTCGGTTTGGACAGGTCAATATCAATGGTGGTTTGCTGCATTGACAGGATATTTCGTTCACCTGTTAATGCATATTGTGCAGTGGATTGTATATCGAAAGTATGTGCCCGTTATCATTACAAGCCTCCTTACATTGCCTTACTGCATCTATTCTTTTGCTGAATTCTTAAAAGTAACAGTTTTATCTTTCCCACAACTGGTTCTATGGGCAGTTATTGGTATTGTTCTTACCATACTAAGTGTGTTTTCTGCATTCTTCTTTATGGATAGGTTTCAACGTTGGGAGAAAGGTAATAAATAA
- a CDS encoding class I SAM-dependent methyltransferase translates to MEDYYKINKEAWNARTKIHLYSSFYDLDKFKREVKSVPDLDLSLLGDVRGKSILHLQCHFGMDTLSLSKMGANIVGVDFSEEAIQTAKSLNEELGLNAQFCCCNIYDAPIMLKGQKFDIVYTSYGVVNWLPDLIQWGQVLSQMLKDGGKFVIVEFHPVLWMFDENFSQVRYAYSRKEPYIVEESTYTDSENDNRQKTVTWNHGLAVVLNGLLNNDLQVQSFGEYDYSPFNLFGNMAAEKNGTFKVAGKNGEIPLLFSVVAVKPSK, encoded by the coding sequence ATGGAAGATTATTATAAGATAAACAAAGAAGCGTGGAATGCAAGAACAAAAATTCATTTGTATTCTTCATTTTACGACTTGGACAAGTTTAAAAGAGAGGTAAAGTCTGTTCCCGACTTGGATTTGTCTCTATTAGGAGATGTTCGAGGAAAGTCTATTCTGCATCTTCAATGCCATTTCGGCATGGATACGCTTTCCCTGTCAAAGATGGGAGCTAATATCGTTGGTGTGGATTTCTCGGAAGAGGCTATACAAACAGCAAAGTCGTTGAATGAGGAATTAGGGCTGAATGCACAATTCTGTTGCTGCAATATCTATGATGCGCCTATCATGTTGAAAGGGCAGAAGTTCGACATTGTATACACATCTTATGGTGTAGTTAATTGGTTGCCAGACTTAATCCAATGGGGACAAGTACTTTCACAAATGCTGAAAGACGGTGGAAAGTTTGTTATCGTGGAATTCCACCCCGTATTGTGGATGTTCGATGAAAACTTTTCTCAAGTCCGATATGCTTATTCACGCAAAGAGCCTTACATTGTGGAAGAATCTACCTACACTGATTCGGAAAATGACAATCGGCAAAAGACCGTTACGTGGAATCATGGATTAGCTGTAGTGCTGAATGGTTTGCTCAATAATGACTTACAGGTCCAGTCTTTCGGGGAGTATGATTACTCACCTTTCAACCTATTTGGGAATATGGCTGCTGAAAAGAATGGAACATTCAAAGTCGCAGGAAAGAATGGCGAGATACCATTGCTGTTTTCTGTTGTTGCCGTGAAACCTTCAAAGTGA
- a CDS encoding TonB-dependent receptor, with protein sequence MQKKLKLAVLALCSSSMVVAQNTDTKTNQQAQTANAMDESAFTFTEAQLGENNDMNENVTILNSNSNVYASQVGFLYSPMRFRYRALNQKYNDVYINGAPMNDMESGQFRYSMVGGINQQTRNVDYALPFENNNFSMTALAGSNNYDFRAGSMAGGHRLTLSAANRNYTLRGMYNYASGFNAKGWAIAASVAYRWANRGYVEGTFYNSLSYYFGVQKKWNNGHSLALSTWGNPTERSTQGASTDEAYWLANDYQYNPYWGYQNGHKRNSRVVNDFAPSAILTWDWDINKKMKLTTSLFAQYSMYKSTKLNYNNSENPQPDYWKNLPSSYYDVWDQSNARYRTAQTFSDWQTAVNWWGNKENRQIQWDRLYYANRQAAVNGEDALYYVQAKHNDAMTTALSSTLTNHLGKNKVFNAGLSLGQTLARHYQTMEDLLGAKSFHNINTYALGTYAAADPRVQYDLNTTGTLGLGKLVYEGDTFGYDYNINVRRAKLWANYAQTIGKLHYMVAGRVGYDNMYRVGNMRNGMFADNSAGKSKDANFLTGGVKSNATVTLGGGNAFSLGLGYEHRAPNANTAFASPEMNNDFVLNLHNERIFSSELSYQYSGSWLRANLSGYYNHMTNVTEWQNFYFDDANSFTYVSMTNMKKNYYGIELGLDFKLTSFLNFKALGTWSEAKNANNADVIYLNSTKSTYNKDIVYNKNMHEASTPLSVYSAILSYHKGGWFIDLSGNYYDRIYLSYAPSLRYGNTLRTMGTALGGMDANGNYTPYAQTEGHGGFMLDASIGKSLYLRHGSLSINLMITNLLNNQKIVSGGYEQGRSNYTVNKTTGAATTRAYDFYRNPKKYYVNGINGMLNVAYKF encoded by the coding sequence ATGCAGAAAAAGCTGAAACTTGCCGTTTTAGCACTATGCAGTTCGTCTATGGTGGTCGCTCAGAATACCGACACAAAGACGAACCAGCAGGCGCAGACGGCCAACGCTATGGATGAATCGGCGTTCACCTTCACTGAAGCGCAGTTAGGTGAGAACAATGACATGAACGAAAATGTAACGATTCTCAACTCAAACAGTAACGTCTATGCTTCACAAGTGGGTTTCTTGTATTCACCCATGCGGTTCCGTTACCGTGCTCTGAACCAGAAATATAACGATGTTTATATCAATGGTGCACCTATGAACGATATGGAAAGCGGACAGTTCCGCTACTCTATGGTAGGTGGTATCAACCAGCAGACACGTAACGTTGACTATGCACTTCCTTTTGAGAACAATAACTTCTCAATGACAGCTTTGGCTGGAAGTAACAACTATGACTTCCGTGCTGGTTCAATGGCTGGCGGACATCGTCTCACGCTTTCTGCTGCTAACCGTAACTATACCCTTCGTGGTATGTACAACTATGCAAGTGGATTCAATGCTAAGGGTTGGGCTATTGCTGCCAGCGTTGCTTATCGTTGGGCTAACCGTGGTTACGTTGAGGGTACTTTCTATAACTCATTGTCTTACTACTTCGGTGTTCAGAAGAAGTGGAACAATGGTCATTCTTTAGCTTTGTCTACATGGGGTAACCCAACTGAGCGTTCTACACAGGGCGCAAGTACTGACGAGGCTTACTGGCTTGCTAACGACTATCAGTACAACCCATATTGGGGTTATCAGAATGGTCACAAACGCAATAGCCGTGTTGTAAACGACTTCGCTCCTTCTGCTATCCTCACTTGGGATTGGGATATCAACAAAAAGATGAAGTTGACAACAAGTCTTTTTGCTCAGTATTCTATGTATAAGAGCACTAAGCTGAACTATAACAACAGCGAAAACCCACAGCCTGACTACTGGAAGAACCTTCCAAGTAGCTACTATGACGTGTGGGATCAGAGCAATGCACGCTACCGTACAGCACAGACTTTCTCTGATTGGCAGACAGCTGTGAACTGGTGGGGCAATAAGGAGAACCGACAGATTCAGTGGGACCGCCTTTACTATGCTAACCGCCAGGCTGCAGTCAATGGTGAGGATGCACTTTACTACGTGCAGGCTAAGCACAATGATGCGATGACAACTGCACTTTCTTCTACCCTTACTAACCATCTTGGTAAGAACAAGGTGTTTAATGCTGGGCTTTCACTCGGTCAGACTTTAGCTCGTCACTATCAGACAATGGAAGATCTCTTGGGTGCAAAGAGTTTCCATAACATCAATACTTATGCGCTCGGAACCTACGCTGCAGCTGATCCACGTGTTCAGTATGACCTTAATACAACTGGTACTTTGGGTTTAGGCAAACTCGTATATGAGGGTGACACATTCGGTTACGACTATAATATCAACGTACGCCGTGCTAAACTTTGGGCTAATTATGCGCAAACTATTGGCAAACTTCACTATATGGTAGCTGGTAGAGTTGGTTATGACAACATGTATCGCGTAGGTAACATGCGCAATGGTATGTTTGCTGACAACTCTGCTGGTAAGAGCAAGGATGCTAACTTCCTCACAGGTGGTGTGAAGTCTAATGCTACCGTTACCCTCGGTGGTGGTAATGCGTTCTCTCTCGGACTGGGTTATGAGCATCGTGCACCAAATGCTAACACTGCTTTTGCTTCACCTGAAATGAACAATGACTTTGTTCTCAACCTCCACAATGAGCGTATCTTCTCAAGCGAACTTAGCTATCAATACTCTGGTAGTTGGCTCCGTGCTAACCTCAGTGGCTACTACAACCACATGACAAACGTGACCGAGTGGCAGAACTTCTACTTTGATGATGCTAACTCTTTCACATACGTTAGCATGACTAACATGAAGAAGAATTACTATGGTATTGAGTTGGGTCTTGACTTCAAGCTCACAAGCTTCCTTAACTTCAAGGCGCTCGGTACTTGGAGCGAGGCTAAGAATGCTAACAATGCTGATGTTATCTACTTGAACTCTACAAAGAGCACTTATAACAAGGATATTGTTTACAATAAGAATATGCACGAAGCAAGCACTCCTCTGAGTGTTTACAGTGCAATCCTCAGTTATCACAAGGGTGGTTGGTTCATCGACTTGAGCGGTAACTACTATGATCGTATCTACCTCTCTTACGCACCAAGCCTCCGTTATGGCAACACGCTCCGCACAATGGGTACTGCGCTTGGCGGTATGGATGCTAATGGCAACTATACTCCTTACGCACAGACTGAGGGTCATGGTGGCTTTATGCTCGATGCTTCTATCGGTAAGAGCCTTTATCTCCGTCATGGAAGTTTGTCTATCAACTTGATGATTACCAACTTACTGAACAATCAGAAGATTGTAAGTGGTGGTTATGAGCAGGGCAGAAGCAACTACACTGTCAACAAGACTACTGGAGCTGCTACAACACGTGCTTACGACTTCTACCGCAATCCTAAGAAGTATTACGTGAATGGTATCAATGGTATGTTGAACGTAGCTTACAAATTCTAA
- a CDS encoding DUF5689 domain-containing protein, with protein MKKLKYLMMAAVCVLFASCMGDSYAEPAETGSAPYGNNELTETNVISIAQLKSKFANYIATDYRDGISYAKVTDDIKIKAIVTSSDVAGNIYQELALQDATGAIIVSVAQGGLHGALPIGTEVLVSLKDLYVGNYGKQAQIGVPSVNAAGATTIGRISRTVWDQHYKILSSNNKVEPTEFASGTNATTWDLDTDGGKLGVIRNVSFKSSNSSKVTDTFADANGGAGSVSWTLNEQDGRKVIVYNSNFAKFANSKVPTGKVDIVGIFKRFNNQWEIVIRSLDDIKAAEKVDPFKGLPGKGDGTQANPLDITRALAYAKLNKKDANTYYIKGIISQIDEVSNQYGNARYYLSNDGTTTDQLQVFRGLYLNGDKFTDPSQISVGKKVLILGTLDFYEATSNPQVGRNSKIISIN; from the coding sequence ATGAAGAAACTGAAATATTTAATGATGGCAGCTGTCTGCGTACTCTTTGCATCTTGTATGGGAGATAGTTACGCAGAGCCAGCTGAAACAGGTTCTGCGCCATACGGCAACAATGAACTGACCGAAACGAATGTCATTTCTATTGCGCAGCTGAAGAGTAAGTTTGCTAACTATATTGCTACGGATTACCGTGATGGCATCAGCTATGCTAAGGTTACAGACGATATCAAGATAAAGGCTATCGTTACAAGCTCTGACGTTGCTGGTAACATCTATCAGGAGTTAGCTTTGCAGGACGCAACAGGTGCTATTATCGTTAGTGTTGCTCAGGGTGGTTTGCATGGTGCACTACCTATCGGTACGGAGGTCTTGGTAAGTCTGAAGGACCTTTACGTAGGTAACTATGGTAAGCAGGCACAGATTGGTGTTCCTTCTGTGAACGCTGCTGGTGCAACAACCATTGGTCGTATCAGCCGTACTGTCTGGGATCAGCACTATAAGATTCTCTCTTCTAATAATAAGGTTGAACCTACTGAGTTTGCTTCTGGTACCAACGCAACAACTTGGGACCTCGATACTGATGGTGGTAAGTTGGGTGTTATCCGTAACGTTAGCTTTAAGAGCAGCAACAGCAGTAAGGTTACTGATACTTTCGCAGATGCTAATGGCGGTGCGGGTAGCGTTAGCTGGACCCTAAACGAGCAGGACGGCAGAAAGGTTATTGTGTATAATAGCAACTTTGCTAAATTCGCTAATAGCAAGGTTCCAACGGGTAAGGTTGACATTGTTGGTATCTTCAAACGCTTTAATAACCAGTGGGAGATTGTCATCCGCTCTCTTGATGATATCAAGGCTGCAGAGAAGGTTGACCCATTCAAGGGCCTCCCAGGCAAGGGTGATGGTACACAGGCTAACCCATTGGACATCACACGTGCTTTGGCTTATGCAAAGTTGAACAAGAAGGATGCTAACACTTACTATATCAAGGGTATCATCTCACAGATTGATGAGGTTTCAAATCAGTATGGTAATGCTCGTTACTATCTGTCTAATGATGGTACAACAACTGACCAGTTGCAGGTGTTCCGTGGCTTGTACTTGAATGGTGATAAGTTCACTGACCCTTCACAGATTAGTGTAGGAAAGAAGGTTCTTATCCTTGGTACTTTGGATTTCTACGAGGCAACATCAAACCCACAGGTTGGTCGTAACAGTAAGATTATCTCAATTAATTAA
- a CDS encoding choice-of-anchor J domain-containing protein: protein MKKIIYSMMALAMTTTVFTSCEDVPAPYSVTFEENNNNNTNTPTTPTAGTGTEADPFNVAAALKYIDAGQDLDKNVYVSGTIVSVKEIDAANYGNATYLISDDGTTNGQLTVYRGYALGNKKFTASDKLNAGDKVVVYGKLVNFKGTKEFTQGNYIYSLNGNKATQPTPTADLNTETTAWTVTEAVQKIQANQTATGEAYVKGVISEVVSYNENYKSITYYISDNGTDKTLQVFSGKGLNGADFAAKTDLQAGQTVVVKGNLKAFTNKQGKVIMEIDKNNKIISISGASTPQPAATGLTAKFETGMDNFTINNITLPSDLSFVWKHDASKKYMKASSYKNNTNYAAQSRLESPAFSLVGKTSATLTFQVAANFFTTAADNFKVQVSTDGTTWHDVPVSTYPAKDWKFVTSTCNLSAYAGQSNVRIGFLYTCDGTSAAGTWEIKDVEVK, encoded by the coding sequence ATGAAAAAGATTATTTATTCAATGATGGCGCTGGCAATGACTACAACTGTCTTCACAAGTTGTGAGGATGTTCCAGCTCCATACAGTGTTACATTTGAAGAGAACAACAATAACAACACTAACACCCCTACCACTCCTACTGCTGGAACTGGTACGGAGGCTGACCCATTCAACGTTGCTGCTGCTTTGAAGTATATCGACGCTGGTCAGGACCTTGATAAGAATGTATATGTTTCTGGTACTATCGTTAGCGTTAAGGAGATTGATGCTGCCAACTATGGTAATGCTACCTATCTTATCTCTGACGATGGAACGACCAACGGACAGCTGACTGTATATCGTGGCTATGCGCTCGGTAATAAGAAGTTCACTGCAAGCGATAAACTTAACGCTGGTGATAAGGTTGTTGTATATGGTAAACTTGTAAACTTCAAGGGTACGAAGGAGTTCACTCAGGGCAACTATATCTATTCTCTCAATGGTAATAAGGCTACTCAGCCAACACCAACAGCTGACTTGAACACTGAGACTACTGCATGGACTGTTACTGAAGCTGTACAGAAGATTCAGGCTAACCAGACTGCTACGGGCGAGGCTTATGTAAAGGGTGTTATCTCTGAGGTCGTTTCTTATAACGAGAACTATAAGAGTATCACTTACTATATCTCTGATAACGGTACAGACAAGACGCTCCAGGTATTCTCTGGTAAGGGTCTCAATGGTGCTGACTTCGCTGCTAAGACTGATCTTCAAGCTGGTCAGACGGTAGTTGTTAAGGGTAACTTGAAGGCTTTCACCAATAAGCAGGGCAAGGTTATCATGGAGATTGACAAGAACAATAAGATTATCTCTATCAGCGGTGCTTCTACTCCTCAGCCTGCTGCTACTGGTCTTACCGCTAAGTTTGAGACTGGTATGGATAACTTTACTATCAACAACATTACACTCCCATCAGACCTTTCTTTCGTATGGAAGCATGATGCAAGTAAAAAATATATGAAGGCATCATCATATAAGAATAATACCAATTATGCAGCACAAAGTCGCTTAGAGTCACCAGCGTTTAGTCTTGTTGGAAAGACATCAGCAACCTTAACTTTCCAAGTTGCAGCAAACTTCTTCACAACAGCAGCTGACAACTTCAAGGTTCAAGTATCAACTGACGGAACAACTTGGCATGATGTCCCTGTTTCTACATATCCTGCTAAAGATTGGAAGTTTGTTACTTCAACATGTAATCTTTCTGCTTATGCTGGTCAAAGCAATGTCCGCATAGGTTTCCTCTACACTTGTGATGGAACATCAGCAGCTGGTACATGGGAAATCAAGGACGTAGAAGTTAAGTAA
- a CDS encoding DNA alkylation repair protein, with protein MGIDNILNKILLIEHGFQHIIDGADGILSTYSKEQCFEFALELLKHEAYQARMLATTILGRLATEDNNALRFLKERVSTDENWRVQEMLAKAFDEVCRHRGYEVSLPLIEEWITDDNPNVIRAVTEGLRIWTSRPYFKENPSVAITFIAKHKAHESEYLRKSVGNALRDISKKHAKLVWQEVERWDLSNPRISFTYKLAAKLLK; from the coding sequence ATGGGGATAGATAATATCTTGAACAAAATACTGCTAATAGAACATGGTTTTCAGCATATTATTGATGGTGCTGATGGAATCCTTTCGACATACTCAAAGGAACAGTGCTTTGAATTTGCTCTTGAATTGTTAAAGCACGAAGCCTATCAAGCTCGAATGTTGGCAACAACGATATTGGGCAGATTGGCAACAGAAGATAATAACGCACTTCGTTTTCTGAAAGAGCGAGTAAGCACTGATGAGAATTGGCGAGTGCAGGAAATGCTTGCAAAGGCTTTCGACGAAGTTTGCCGACATAGAGGGTATGAAGTTTCTTTACCTCTCATAGAGGAATGGATAACAGACGATAATCCAAATGTTATCCGTGCTGTAACTGAGGGATTGAGAATTTGGACAAGTCGCCCATACTTTAAAGAAAATCCTTCAGTGGCTATTACTTTTATTGCTAAGCATAAGGCACATGAAAGCGAATATCTTCGGAAATCCGTAGGAAATGCTTTAAGAGATATAAGCAAAAAGCACGCAAAATTGGTATGGCAGGAAGTGGAGCGATGGGATTTATCCAATCCTCGAATTTCATTTACTTACAAACTCGCAGCCAAGCTGCTAAAATGA
- a CDS encoding AAA family ATPase, with the protein MRKAILFIFSGLPAVGKSTLARFVVKEFGAVYLRIDTIEQGLKDLCRINVEGEGYRLAYRMAADNLQLGNNVVADCCNPIELTRREWEEVAVNNNCCFVNIEVVCSDKTEHKKRAEQRNAEVANMKLPMWNDIENREYHEWHKSRIVIDTAGKTIKQCQTELKEKVTDSLFKKGDG; encoded by the coding sequence ATGCGCAAAGCCATTCTTTTTATTTTCTCTGGACTACCAGCAGTTGGCAAATCTACACTTGCAAGATTTGTAGTAAAAGAGTTTGGAGCTGTTTATCTGCGCATTGATACCATTGAACAAGGCTTGAAAGACTTGTGCCGTATCAATGTTGAGGGAGAAGGCTATCGGTTGGCATATCGTATGGCTGCCGACAATTTGCAATTGGGCAACAATGTCGTGGCTGATTGTTGTAACCCTATTGAACTGACAAGGCGAGAATGGGAAGAGGTTGCTGTTAATAACAACTGTTGTTTTGTAAACATTGAGGTTGTTTGTTCGGATAAGACTGAACACAAAAAGCGTGCAGAACAAAGAAATGCAGAAGTAGCAAATATGAAACTCCCTATGTGGAACGATATAGAAAACCGAGAGTATCACGAGTGGCACAAAAGCCGTATTGTCATTGATACGGCAGGAAAGACTATTAAACAATGCCAAACCGAGCTAAAAGAAAAGGTTACAGATAGTCTTTTTAAAAAAGGAGATGGTTAA
- a CDS encoding DNA/RNA non-specific endonuclease, translating to MNKIIRYTAVWALTLLTVSTITSCSKDDDNSNNSGIAGTITNNTNSNLKDLRTATYRLEFPKLKGGHSTVLTHKLSSGEINYSVEWDIEKMSNRWTCYQIYASNAQQAVKRKSQQSVDLYPKDPLWTPNSFFSSDPYYRSGYDHGHLCPSQDRVNSRESNDQTFYLSNMQPQVHGFNAGIWEVMERKMRTYITYTSGSKDTLFICRGGTIDKQDQYTYIKNKFIVPTYFFSAALMKYKVRGQGDWQYKAIAFWFKHENNNGTSLKPYVISIKELEAKTGIDFFCNLPDNIERDVESKTPYQMILTWNIV from the coding sequence ATGAATAAGATAATACGATACACAGCTGTGTGGGCTTTAACGCTCCTTACAGTTAGCACAATCACGTCATGTAGTAAGGACGATGATAATTCTAATAATTCAGGAATTGCAGGAACTATAACCAATAACACAAACTCTAATCTCAAAGATTTACGTACAGCAACGTACCGCCTGGAGTTTCCTAAGCTGAAGGGTGGGCATAGTACTGTCCTCACTCATAAACTAAGCAGTGGTGAGATTAATTACAGCGTTGAATGGGATATCGAGAAGATGTCGAATCGTTGGACTTGCTATCAGATTTACGCAAGCAATGCTCAACAAGCAGTAAAGAGAAAAAGTCAACAGAGTGTTGACCTCTATCCTAAAGACCCACTGTGGACTCCTAATTCCTTCTTTTCATCCGATCCATATTACAGATCTGGATACGACCATGGGCATCTCTGTCCATCACAAGACAGAGTGAACAGCCGAGAGTCTAATGACCAGACCTTCTATCTCAGCAATATGCAGCCACAAGTTCACGGCTTCAACGCTGGTATCTGGGAAGTGATGGAGAGAAAGATGAGAACATATATCACCTATACAAGTGGCTCTAAAGATACTTTATTCATTTGCCGCGGCGGTACAATTGACAAACAAGACCAGTACACCTATATAAAAAATAAGTTCATTGTACCAACTTATTTCTTCTCTGCAGCGCTGATGAAATACAAAGTGAGAGGTCAAGGTGACTGGCAATATAAAGCCATCGCTTTCTGGTTCAAACACGAAAACAATAACGGTACCTCTCTTAAGCCATATGTTATCAGCATCAAAGAACTCGAGGCAAAAACTGGTATCGACTTCTTCTGCAACCTCCCTGACAACATAGAGCGTGATGTAGAATCAAAAACTCCATACCAAATGATTCTCACTTGGAATATAGTATAG
- the tnpC gene encoding IS66 family transposase codes for MKEQVTDISKVLQGMTEEMRLLRATVNQQYAEIIKLNRNINALNLEIRKKDTELINLQERLAKYENPDKNSNNSSTPPSKERIKDEVIRRTRSLRKPSGKKPGGQKGHDGHKLPCSSIPDEIIDEVPNYCTRCGESLSDTERVLDYVTQVISIPELKPVIREIRHYVMVCKNCGERIRTAPRRRSNNVVYDSSVKTLVVYLSVVQFLPYGRIASFLREVFGLTPSEGSLVNWVNEAKRNAQPVIDKIKEYIKSSAVVGFDESGLYCNKRLDWAWIAQTVYYTLLFRANGRGSKVLADKFGDSLERMTAVTDRHSAYFALHFLNHQVCLAHLLRELQYLSELNTEQEWSGKVTNLFREAIHERNTNPNDVIDKVSWIERLDNLLKQNIEGLGKKFITFRKGLVKCRDYIFNFLENPMIPFDNNGSERGIRKLKIKLKNSCAFRSDFGADAFLELHSIVETAKKHDKTPYNAIQALFKV; via the coding sequence ATGAAAGAGCAGGTTACGGATATATCAAAAGTATTACAAGGCATGACGGAAGAGATGCGATTATTGCGTGCAACTGTTAATCAGCAGTATGCCGAGATTATTAAATTGAACCGTAACATAAATGCTCTGAACCTTGAAATTCGCAAGAAAGATACGGAACTTATAAACTTACAGGAACGCTTGGCTAAGTATGAAAATCCTGACAAAAACTCTAATAACAGTAGCACTCCGCCAAGCAAGGAGCGTATAAAGGATGAGGTTATCAGAAGAACGCGAAGCCTCCGTAAGCCAAGTGGTAAGAAGCCGGGAGGACAAAAGGGACATGATGGACACAAGCTGCCTTGCTCTTCCATACCTGACGAGATAATTGATGAGGTACCCAACTATTGTACTCGTTGCGGAGAATCTTTATCAGATACAGAACGTGTGCTTGATTATGTGACGCAGGTTATTTCCATTCCAGAGTTGAAGCCCGTAATCAGGGAAATCCGACACTATGTGATGGTATGCAAGAACTGTGGTGAACGTATTCGGACAGCACCGAGACGGCGGTCAAACAACGTGGTATATGATTCAAGCGTAAAGACCTTAGTGGTTTATCTGAGTGTCGTGCAATTTCTTCCTTACGGTCGTATAGCAAGTTTTTTGCGTGAGGTATTTGGACTCACTCCAAGCGAAGGTTCACTGGTGAACTGGGTAAATGAGGCAAAGAGAAATGCGCAACCTGTGATTGATAAAATTAAAGAATATATCAAGTCATCAGCAGTTGTTGGTTTCGATGAGAGCGGCTTGTACTGTAACAAAAGACTCGACTGGGCATGGATTGCACAGACTGTTTATTACACATTGCTTTTCCGTGCTAATGGAAGAGGGTCGAAGGTATTAGCAGACAAGTTTGGCGATAGCCTGGAACGAATGACTGCCGTTACCGACCGCCATAGCGCATACTTTGCACTCCATTTTCTCAATCACCAGGTTTGTCTTGCACACTTACTCCGCGAACTGCAATATCTCTCAGAGTTGAACACTGAGCAAGAGTGGTCTGGGAAAGTAACCAATCTGTTCCGTGAAGCCATTCACGAGCGGAATACCAATCCGAACGACGTTATAGACAAGGTATCATGGATTGAACGTTTAGACAATCTGCTCAAACAGAATATAGAGGGGCTTGGTAAAAAGTTTATTACGTTCAGAAAAGGCTTGGTCAAATGCAGAGATTACATTTTCAATTTCCTCGAAAATCCGATGATACCATTTGACAATAATGGAAGCGAAAGGGGAATACGCAAGCTAAAAATCAAACTGAAGAACTCCTGTGCTTTTCGTTCAGACTTCGGAGCAGACGCTTTCCTTGAACTTCATTCGATTGTAGAAACAGCTAAGAAGCACGACAAAACTCCATATAATGCGATTCAAGCCTTATTTAAGGTTTGA
- a CDS encoding type B 50S ribosomal protein L31 produces the protein MKQGIHPENYRPVVFKDMSNGDMFLTKSTCKTSETVEFEGETYPVVKVEISSTSHPFYTGKSKLVDTAGRVDRFMSRYGKLKK, from the coding sequence ATGAAACAAGGTATTCATCCAGAAAACTATCGCCCCGTCGTATTTAAGGATATGTCCAACGGTGATATGTTCCTTACAAAGTCTACATGCAAAACTTCAGAGACAGTAGAATTTGAAGGCGAAACTTACCCAGTGGTAAAAGTCGAAATCTCAAGCACCTCTCACCCATTCTACACAGGTAAGAGTAAGCTTGTCGATACAGCAGGTCGCGTTGACCGCTTCATGAGCCGTTACGGTAAGTTGAAGAAGTAA